The genomic stretch GGCATCATCACCAAGGAAGCGCCGGTTCACCTTTCGAACCTCGCGATCGCCGATCCGAAGGACGGCAAGCCGACGCGGGTCGGCTTCAAGGTCGAGGGTGAGAAGAAGGTCCGCTATGCAAAGCGTTCGGGAGAAGTGATCGATGGCTGAAGCAAAGTATGAGCCGCGCCTGAAGACGGTTTTCAACGAAAAGATCCGTGCTGAGCTGCAGGAGAGCTTTTCCTACGCCAACCCGATGATGATCCCGCGCCTCGACAAGGTCGTGATCAACATGGGCGTCGGCGAGGCTGTTGGTGATTCGAAGAAGCCGACCAATGCCGCAGCCGACCTCTCGGCGATCGCCGGCCAGAAGGCCGTGATCACCCATGCGCGCAACTCCATCGCCGGCTTCAAGGTCCGCGAAGGCATGCCGATCGGCGCCAAGGTGACGCTGCGCGGCGACCGCATGTATGAATTCGTTGACCGCCTGGTGAACATCGCGCTGCCGCGCGTTCGCGACTTCCGCGGCCTCAATCCGAAGAGCTTTGACGGCCGTGGCAACTTCGCCATGGGCATCAAGGAGCACATCGTGTTCCCCGAGATCGAATATGACAAGGTCGATCAGATGTGGGGCATGGACATCATCGTTTGCACGACGGCGAACACGGACGACGAAGCGCGGGCGCTCCTGACAGCGTTCAACTTCCCGTTCCGCAAATAACCGTAACGACGAGCGTAGAAAAGGAAAACGACATGGCGAAAGTAAGCGCAGTCGAAAAGAACAAGCGCCGCCGCAAGACGGTCGCCCGGGACGCAGAGAAGCGTGCCGCGCTGAAGGCGATCATCAAGAACCAGGAACTGCCGATCGAAGAGCGGTTCCGCGCTTCCCTGAAGCTGGCGGAAATGCCCCGCGACGGCTCCAAGACGCGTATCCGCAACCGCTGCGAAGTATCCGGCCGTCCGCGTGCGTATTACCGCAAGCTGGGCATGTCCCGTATCGCGCTGCGTGATCTCGGCAACACCGGCAAGGTGCCGGGCGTCGTCAAGTCGAGCTGGTAAGGAGGCGTCCAATGGCAATGTCTGATCCCCTGGGCGATATGCTCACCCGTATCCGCAACGGCGCCTCGCGCCGCAAGTCCTCCGTGACGACGCCGGCTTCCAAGCTGCGCGCCCACGTTCTGGACGTGCTGCAGGCCGAAGGCTACATCCGCGGCTACACCCAGACCGAATTCGAGAACGGCAAGTCCGAGATCGAAATCGAGCTGAAATATTACGAGAACGCGTCCGTGATCCGTGAGATCGCCCGCGTTTCCAAGCCGGGCCGCCGGGTCTATGTCTCGGTCAAGTCCATTCCGCAGGTCGCAAATGGTCTGGGTATCACGATCCTTTCCACCCCCAAGGGTGTGATGGCTGATCACCAGGCGCGCGAACAGAATGTTGGTGGCGAGGTTCTCTGCTCGGTCTTCTAAGATCCGGGTCGTTCCTCCTAACGAAACAGACAGGTAGAGAAAATGTCTCGTATCGGTAAAAAGCCCGTTCAGGTTCCGGCTGGTGTGACTGCGACCGTAGATGGCCAGAAAGTCACAGCCAAGGGCCCCAAGGGCGAGCTCTCCTTCGTCGCCAATGACGAAGTGAGCGTCAAGCTCGAGGACAACGCGATCGTTGTTTCCCCGATCAACCAGTCCAAGGACGCCCGCTCCAAGTGGGGCATGTCGCGGACCATGGTTGAGAACATCATCAATGGTGTCACCAAAGGCTACGAGCGCAAGCTCGAGATCAACGGCGTTGGCTACCGCGCGGCCATGCAGGGCAAGAACCTGCAGCTGTCGCTCGGCTTCTCCCACGAGGTTGTCTATCAGCCGCCGGAAGGCATCACGATTGCCTGCCCGAAGCCGACGGAAATCACCGTCACCGGCATCGACAAGCAGGTCGTCGGCCAGGTCGCTGCGAACATTCGCGAATATCGCGGTCCCGAGCCCTACAAGGGCAAGGGCGTGAAATACGCGGAAGAGCGCATCGTCCGCAAGGAAGGCAAGAAGAAGTAAGGAACACGCGTTATGGCTAGCAGGAAAGAAACCATTGCACGCCGCGCCAGCCGCGTGCGCCGCCAGGTCAAGAAAGTGGCAAACGGCCGTCCGCGTCTGTCGGTTTACCGTTCGTCCAAGAACATCTACGCCCAGATCATCGACGATACGGCCGGCCGCACGCTGGCTGCCGCCTCGACGCTCGACGCTTCGCTCAAGTCTTCGCTGAAGACCGGCGCGGACCGCGAGGCCGCCGAAGCCGTCGGCAAGCTCGTCGCCGAGCGCGCCACCAAGGCGGGCGTCAAGGAAGTCGTGTTCGATCGCGGCGCCTTCATCTTTCACGGTCGCATCAAGGCTCTGGCCGACGGCGCCCGCGAAGGTGGCCTGAGCTTCTGATGAAGCTTCGAGCGCCCTTCATCGAAAGGGCGCTCCTGACATCCGGCCAAGGCGATACTGTTTCTTCGGAACTCAAGTCGCCTTCGGTCACACACCGGCCGCCCCTCGCCAGAAATGGCAGA from Martelella sp. AD-3 encodes the following:
- the rpsH gene encoding 30S ribosomal protein S8, whose translation is MAMSDPLGDMLTRIRNGASRRKSSVTTPASKLRAHVLDVLQAEGYIRGYTQTEFENGKSEIEIELKYYENASVIREIARVSKPGRRVYVSVKSIPQVANGLGITILSTPKGVMADHQAREQNVGGEVLCSVF
- the rplF gene encoding 50S ribosomal protein L6; translation: MSRIGKKPVQVPAGVTATVDGQKVTAKGPKGELSFVANDEVSVKLEDNAIVVSPINQSKDARSKWGMSRTMVENIINGVTKGYERKLEINGVGYRAAMQGKNLQLSLGFSHEVVYQPPEGITIACPKPTEITVTGIDKQVVGQVAANIREYRGPEPYKGKGVKYAEERIVRKEGKKK
- the rplE gene encoding 50S ribosomal protein L5 is translated as MAEAKYEPRLKTVFNEKIRAELQESFSYANPMMIPRLDKVVINMGVGEAVGDSKKPTNAAADLSAIAGQKAVITHARNSIAGFKVREGMPIGAKVTLRGDRMYEFVDRLVNIALPRVRDFRGLNPKSFDGRGNFAMGIKEHIVFPEIEYDKVDQMWGMDIIVCTTANTDDEARALLTAFNFPFRK
- the rpsN gene encoding 30S ribosomal protein S14, producing MAKVSAVEKNKRRRKTVARDAEKRAALKAIIKNQELPIEERFRASLKLAEMPRDGSKTRIRNRCEVSGRPRAYYRKLGMSRIALRDLGNTGKVPGVVKSSW
- the rplR gene encoding 50S ribosomal protein L18, whose amino-acid sequence is MASRKETIARRASRVRRQVKKVANGRPRLSVYRSSKNIYAQIIDDTAGRTLAAASTLDASLKSSLKTGADREAAEAVGKLVAERATKAGVKEVVFDRGAFIFHGRIKALADGAREGGLSF